One Vanessa cardui chromosome 4, ilVanCard2.1, whole genome shotgun sequence genomic window carries:
- the LOC124544343 gene encoding tetraspanin-9-like: MAMGGAMDACGRCMKVSLVVINVLTFVGGVIALAVGLWVWVSRSFPSTLMSNNMFIASVAVVVVMGAAMMILSLLGCCGAAKEVKCMLLTYYILVFIMFVVMLVGGILLFVFREKVLTTLEREMHASIPNYGVRHEYTRAWDETQSNLQCCGVKSYKDWNDNVPESCCREIYPGKRQDCKYSQNPTTMYMDGCISKTVELLREDAVFVGAVAIIVALIMVLALIFSCGLFVKIE; encoded by the exons ATGGCAATGGGCGGCGCCATGGATGCCTGTGGGAGATGTATGAAAGTATCCCTGGTGGTCATTAATGTGTTAACTTTT gtGGGTGGTGTGATAGCTCTGGCTGTCGGTTTATGGGTATGGGTGTCAAGGTCGTTTCCAAGTACACTCATGAGCAACAATATGTTCATCGCGTCAGTGGCAGTGGTGGTCGTGATGGGCGCTGCAATGATGATACTATCCCTTCTCGGCTGCTGTGGAGCAGCTAAGGAAGTCAAGTGCATGTTACTGACG taTTACATATTGGTATTCATCATGTTCGTGGTGATGCTGGTGGGCGGCATTCTGCTGTTCGTGTTCAGGGAGAAGGTGCTCACGACCCTGGAGAGAGAGATGCACGCCTCTATCCCAAACTATGGAGTGAGGCATGAGTATACACGGGCGTGGGACGAAACGCAGTCTAACTTGCAGTGCTGCGGTGTAAAAAGTTACAAGGACTGGAACGATAATGTTCCTGAGAGCTGCTGTCGAGAAATCTACCCGGGGAAA cgACAGGACTGCAAGTATTCACAAAATCCAACAACTATGTACATGGATGGTTGTATTAGCAAAACAGTAGAGTTGTTGCGAGAAGATGCAGTTTTCGTGGGAGCTGTAGCCATAATTGTAGCTTTGATAATG gtgCTGGCCCTCATATTTTCTTGTGGATTATTCGTGAAAATAGAGTGA
- the LOC124544078 gene encoding tudor domain-containing protein 3-like, whose product MTLRDSLKDLGWHLSQDGIDIISENGQIQDVNILSRRALDFDLRDIGDTAFPEEFTKDPTKLEKPIVVQIQKIRNVAAPKANEESTSAPRMLKLTLHDGKSTCVGLETSPIPSLSINTPPGTKLLLKNEDLEVCHGVIWLTPAVISVLGGKVSLMIEKWELNRSLAKHTRGGIGVDGGPPPWIAFGQRLEALPVDKQFKSLQEAAKQDNAEFEAQRKGAIAEAQRMSGVKKVFGGGTKPLLDANVQKIVDAGFSEEQAENALKYTKNNVERALRILQKRDNSENRSKEKPKEPDQPKRKGRNKEINDEDGIPVKPSGKVSLFDFLEDKLPNVPDKDKNNRREYNTPSEDRGDRGYGNRDRNSAKNHSRSHGSRYDGPRHRSDRGHYSNDNYHNSHREDRKYQTQNEKPPRFQRKLEEKNKQQQPANLYMNNMNLHYNNAYQSHTQYPEINMRNEGNFNDNNMNQPPGFRNNVNPMDNLVDATANLNLLSSQTRSSEELSPGRNYQNYPEQAYPPKQSYMPNQNMPDVPPFRRNNDVQKYQDQQYQRRQQQPAQQQQQQQQQQQQQQQQQQQQHNGYMEPQQNPMYSNMNYMSGTQGGFSGRQYGYGSRPQEFNTMRTGGPFLPGSLLGFQNAAVNEQARAMLGVADINWKVGDRCLALYWEDNNFYEAEITGISANTVVVKFCAYGNHEEVLKSNCLPYPNQAASGSAAYAGRRP is encoded by the exons atGACACTCAGAGATAGTCTCAAAGATTTGGGATG GCACTTAAGTCAAGATGGTATTGATATTATTAGCGAAAATGGTCAAATACAAGATGTAAATATCCTAAGCAGAAGAGCTTTAGAT tttgactTACGAGATATTGGTGACACAGCGTTTCCTGAAGAGTTTACTAAAGATCCCACTAAATTGGAGAAGCCAATAGTTGTTCAAATTCAAAAGATTAGAAATGTAGCTGCTCCTAAAGCCAATGAAGAATCAACATCTGCTCCTCGGATGCTAAAGTTGACGTTACATGATGGAAAGTCAACATGTGTAGGTTTAGAAACAAGTCCAATTCCAAGTCTTAGTATTAATACCCCACCCGGAACAAAGTTGCTACTAAAGAATGAGGATTTAGAAGTGTGTCATGGAGTGatatggctgacaccggctgtAATATCAGTTTTGGGAGGAAAAGTTTCTCTCATGATTGAAAAATGGGAACTAAATCGTAGCCTAGCTAAACATACAAGGG GTGGTATAGGAGTAGATGGTGGTCCTCCGCCTTGGATAGCATTTGGACAGAGATTGGAAGCCCTACCTGTAGATAAACAATTTAAGAGTTTGCAAGAAGCAGCAAAACAAGATAATGCAGAATTTGAAGCTCAAAGGAAAGGAGCTATTGCGGAGGCACAAAGAATGTCTGGTGTTAAAAAA gTATTTGGTGGAGGAACTAAGCCACTGTTAGATGCAAATGTGCAAAAAATTGTTGATGCTGGATTTTCTGAGGAACAGGCTGAAAATGCcctaaaatatacaaagaacAATGTTGAGAGGGCACTTAGAATATTGCAAAAAAGAGATAATTCTGAAAATAGAAGTAAAGAAAAACCTAAAGAACCAGATCAACCAAAACGGAAGGGTCGAAACAAGGAAATAAATGATGAAGATGGTATTCCAGTTAAACCTTCCGGAAAAGTATCATTGTTTGACTTCTTAGAAGATAAATTGCCTAATGTACCAGATAAAGACAAGAATAATCGCAGGGAATATAATACACCTTCAGAAGACAGAGGTGATAGAGGCTACGGAAATAGAGACCGAAATAGTGCCAAAAACCACTCTCGATCACATGGATCTAGGTATGATGGCCCCAGACATCGATCAGACAGGGGTCACTATTCAAATGACAATTATCACAATTCACACAGAGAAGATAGAAAATACCAAACACAGAATGAAAAACCACCAAGATTTCAAAGgaaattagaagaaaaaaataaacaacaacagccagccAATCTATACATGAATAATATGAATTTACATTATAACAATGCATATCAGTCTCATACCCAGTATCCTGAAATTAATATGAGAAATGAAGGAAACTTTAATGACAATAATATGAATCAGCCACCCGGTTTTCGTAATAATGTAAACCCCATGGATAACTTAGTTGACGCTACggctaatttaaatttactttcaaGTCAAACACGGTCTAGTGAGGAACTTTCACCTGGTaggaattatcaaaattatcctGAGCAAGCTTATCCCCCGAAACAATCGTACATGCCAAATCAGAATATGCCAGATGTACCACCATTTAGGAGAAACAATGATGTTCAGAAGTATCAAGATCAGCAGTACCAACGCAGGCAACAACAACCGGCACAGCAGcagcaacagcaacaacaacagcagcaacaacaacaacaacagcaacagcagcAGCATAATGGATATATGGAACCTCAGCAGAATCCCATGTATTCTAATATGAACTACATGAGTGGCACTCAAGGAGGCTTCAGTGGACGTCAATATGGTTATGGTTCTAGGCCTCAAGAATTTAATACAATGCGCACTGGAGGACCCTTCTTGCCAGGATCACTTCTCGGCTTTCAAAATGCAGCTGTGAATGAACAGGCTAGAGCTATGCTTGGTGTTGCTGATATCAATTGGAAAGTCGGTGATCGTTGCCTTGCCCTGTACTGGGAAGATAATAAT TTTTATGAAGCAGAAATTACTGGTATTTCAGCTAATACAGTTGTAGTCAAATTTTGTGCATATGGTAATCATGAAGAAGTTTTAAAGTCCAACTGCTTGCCATATCCTAATCAAG CGGCGTCGGGCAGCGCGGCGTACGCGGGGCGGCGGCCGTAG
- the LOC124544254 gene encoding copper transport protein ATOX1: MSSTHIFNVEMTCEGCSGAVERVLNRLKGQGVDNISISLPDQKVIVTSTLSADQLLEVIKKTGKKTTYVGIQ; this comes from the exons ATGTCTTCG aCCCATATATTCAACGTTGAAATGACCTGTGAAGGTTGTTCAGGTGCTGTCGAGAGAGTGCTTAACCGTTTAAAAGGCCAAGGAGTGGATAACATCTCAATTTCATTACCAGATCAAAAAGTTATAGTAACTTCAACTCTAAGTGCAGATCAACTGCTTGAAGTAATTAAGAAAACAGGCAAGAAAACCACATATGTTGGtatacagtaa
- the LOC124544363 gene encoding POC1 centriolar protein homolog A — protein MNNNITSLEPSLEKQLKGHRNSITALFYNPNEKQLASSSLDNSVLLWDLRGTMRSYRFQGHDEAVTDVTFSPSGKYMASASRDKTVRLWVPTVTGSTGMFKAHSQTVRSVQFSPDGSKIVTASDDKIVKLWSSEKHKFLASFVGHTNWVRRACMSHDGSIIASCSDDKTTRLWNPDSGECIHTYKDQKGHGMYLAWHPSGCYIAVGTSHGNVKLYDIRTHNLVQYYSIHSEAITQLTFHPSGSYILTSSKDGKMKILDLLEGHPIFTLSGHSGPVNAVAFSPSGKSFASAGDDKLVFIWRTIFTELDGEAKENVEQNAVSTSRSQNSKALSLGKIKTNYAIELQKLEFRDNCNFSKNIHL, from the exons ATGAATAACAATATTACAAGCTTGGAACCATCGTTAGAAAAACAGTTAAAAGGACATCGCAACAGTATTACAGCCTTATTCTATAATCCCAATGAAAAACAATTAGCTAGTAGTTCTTTGGATAATAGCGTTCTG CTATGGGATCTGCGTGGTACTATGAGAAGTTATAGATTTCAAGGCCATGATGAAGCTGTAACGGATGTAACTTTTTCCCCATCTGGTAAATATATGGCTTCTGCATCCCGTGACAAAACTGTCAGGCTTTGGGTTCCGACAGTTACTGGAAGCACAGGAATGTTTAAAGCTCATTCTCAGACCGTCCGCTCTGTCCAATTTAGTCCTGACGGGTCCAAG ATAGTAACGGCATCAGATGACAAAATAGTCAAATTATGGTCAAGCGAGAAGCATAAATTCCTGGCATCTTTCGTAGGGCATACAAACTGGGTTCGACGAGCTTGTATGTCTCATGATGGTTCTATTATAGCTTCCTGCTCAGATGACAAGACAACCAGATTATGGAACCCCGACAGTGGagaatgtatacatacatataaagacCAGAAAGGTCATGGGATGTATTTGGCCTGGCATCCTTCTGGCTGTTACATTGCTGTTGGCACTTCACATGGAAATGTGAAACTTTATGATATAAGAACCCATAATCTTGTACAGTATTAcag tatCCACAGTGAAGCAATAACACAACTGACATTCCACCCTAGTGGAAGTTATATATTGACTTCTAGTAAGGATGGCAAGATGAag atattagaTTTGTTGGAAGGACACCCAATATTTACACTAAGTGGTCACAGTGGTCCAGTAAATGCCGTAGCATTTTCTCCAAGTGGAAAAAGTTTTGCTTCTGCTGGTGATGATAAACTG GTTTTTATTTGGAGGACAATATTCACTGAACTTGATGGTGAAGCAAAGGAAAATGTTGAACAAAATGCAGTGTCAACATCTAGATCACAGAATTCTAAA GCACTGTCATTGGGAAAGATCAAAACAAATTATGCCATAGAACTTCAAAAACTAGAGTTCAGAGATAATTGCAACTTCTCTAAAAATATTCATCTATAG